From a region of the Georgenia yuyongxinii genome:
- a CDS encoding M23 family metallopeptidase, translated as MTAPARPTARRRPMLRPTARRPILRRAALALLVCLSLVGPASLAQADSRDDLVRQQQENAQRREKLQSDMEGLDQSLVETHIALEDARAALPGAEAALAQARAELAAAEREQEQVSGRLAVAEEEARSLEAAIAEGGEKIAATRSAMGELARSTYRGENTVSTVEVVLDSASTEEFLQGYAVRETAVRAQTQVLDELETMAAVAENQRTRQDAVTVRIGELKAEADLAVAAADEARAAAEQHAAQIRELESEMATLAAALEGQKDDVSGQIAGLQAENDQLGAEIAAIDEANRRAEEERKRKAAEEAAAAARAGRAAPAPPAPQASGGTLLIPPVPNPLFVTSGYGMRWYPITGGYWMHLGVDLRSACGNPQYAAAGGTVSAVKPHPNGTHGNQVIVNHGYLGGSSYVTVYNHLSRFAVRTGQQVSQGQVIGNTGQTGNVTGCHVHFEVWKNGRSLDPMGLPGF; from the coding sequence GTGACAGCTCCCGCCCGCCCCACCGCCCGCCGCCGGCCGATGCTGCGCCCTACCGCCCGCCGGCCGATCCTGCGCCGCGCCGCCCTCGCGCTGCTGGTCTGCCTGAGCCTCGTCGGCCCCGCGAGCCTGGCGCAGGCCGACTCCCGCGACGACCTCGTGCGCCAGCAGCAGGAGAACGCCCAGCGGCGCGAGAAGCTCCAGTCCGACATGGAGGGACTCGACCAGAGCCTCGTCGAGACACATATCGCGCTCGAGGACGCCCGCGCCGCGCTGCCCGGCGCCGAGGCCGCGCTCGCCCAGGCCCGGGCCGAGCTGGCCGCGGCGGAGCGTGAGCAGGAGCAGGTCTCCGGACGGCTCGCGGTCGCGGAGGAGGAGGCCCGCTCGCTCGAGGCGGCCATCGCCGAGGGTGGGGAGAAGATCGCCGCCACCCGCTCGGCCATGGGCGAGCTCGCGCGCAGCACCTACCGCGGCGAGAACACCGTCAGCACGGTCGAGGTGGTGCTCGACTCCGCCTCCACCGAGGAGTTCCTCCAGGGCTACGCGGTGCGCGAGACCGCGGTGCGCGCCCAGACTCAGGTGCTCGACGAGCTCGAGACCATGGCCGCCGTCGCCGAGAACCAGCGCACCCGGCAGGACGCCGTCACGGTGCGCATCGGCGAGCTGAAGGCCGAGGCGGACCTCGCCGTCGCCGCCGCGGACGAGGCTCGCGCCGCCGCTGAGCAGCACGCGGCCCAGATCCGGGAGCTCGAGTCCGAGATGGCCACCCTGGCCGCCGCCCTGGAGGGCCAGAAGGACGACGTGTCCGGGCAGATCGCCGGGCTCCAGGCCGAGAACGACCAGCTCGGCGCCGAGATCGCCGCGATCGACGAGGCGAACCGCAGGGCCGAGGAGGAGCGCAAGCGCAAGGCAGCCGAGGAGGCAGCGGCGGCCGCGCGTGCCGGCCGGGCCGCGCCGGCGCCGCCGGCCCCTCAGGCCTCCGGCGGCACCCTGCTCATCCCGCCGGTGCCGAACCCGCTGTTCGTGACCTCGGGCTACGGCATGCGCTGGTACCCCATCACCGGCGGGTACTGGATGCACCTGGGTGTCGACCTGCGCTCGGCCTGCGGCAACCCTCAGTACGCGGCCGCCGGCGGGACGGTCTCGGCCGTGAAGCCGCACCCGAACGGCACGCACGGCAACCAGGTGATCGTCAACCACGGCTACCTCGGCGGCAGCTCCTACGTGACGGTGTACAACCACCTCTCCCGATTCGCGGTGCGTACGGGTCAGCAGGTCTCCCAGGGGCAGGTCATCGGGAACACCGGGCAGACCGGCAACGTCACCGGCTGCCACGTGCACTTCGAGGTGTGGAAGAACGGGCGCAGCCTCGACCCCATGGGCCTGCCGGGCTTCTGA
- the ftsX gene encoding permease-like cell division protein FtsX, with protein sequence MRLRFILSQVGQGLSRNLAMTISVALVTFVSLTFVGAAALLQMQIDNLKNDWYDKVEVSAFMCPEGSAQPGCAAGEASQEQIDDIGALLASPALEPYVNEVYLESKDEAFAAFQEQMADTVWAQSLTVDQMQVSYRVKLIDPEQYQIVADELEGRPGVEIVVDQREQLEPLFNILNSATLLSLGLAGVMIVTAVLLITTTIKLSAMSRRRETGIMRLVGASNLFIQLPFMVEGAVAALVGAVLSVGGLLLGVRYLVQDWLAGTTPWVQFVGTGDVLVIAPFLVLAAILLAGISSVVSLGRYTRV encoded by the coding sequence GTGCGACTTCGGTTCATCCTGTCCCAGGTCGGCCAGGGTCTTTCCCGCAACCTGGCGATGACCATCTCGGTCGCCCTGGTCACGTTCGTCTCCCTGACGTTCGTCGGGGCGGCCGCGCTGCTCCAGATGCAGATCGACAACCTCAAGAACGACTGGTACGACAAGGTCGAGGTCTCCGCCTTCATGTGCCCGGAGGGCTCCGCCCAGCCGGGCTGCGCCGCCGGGGAGGCCAGCCAGGAACAGATCGACGACATCGGTGCGCTCCTCGCCTCACCTGCGCTCGAGCCCTACGTCAACGAGGTCTACCTGGAGTCCAAGGACGAGGCGTTCGCCGCGTTCCAGGAGCAGATGGCGGATACCGTCTGGGCGCAGTCGCTCACGGTGGACCAGATGCAGGTCTCCTACCGCGTCAAGCTCATCGACCCCGAGCAGTACCAGATCGTCGCCGACGAGCTGGAGGGGCGCCCCGGCGTCGAGATCGTCGTGGACCAGCGCGAACAGCTCGAGCCGCTGTTCAACATCCTCAACAGCGCCACCCTGCTCTCCCTGGGCCTGGCCGGCGTCATGATCGTGACCGCGGTGCTGCTCATCACCACCACGATCAAGCTCTCGGCCATGTCCCGGCGGCGCGAGACCGGCATCATGCGCCTGGTCGGCGCCTCGAACCTGTTCATCCAGCTGCCGTTCATGGTCGAGGGCGCCGTCGCCGCGCTGGTCGGGGCGGTGCTCTCCGTCGGTGGGCTGCTCCTCGGCGTGCGCTACCTGGTCCAGGACTGGCTCGCCGGCACGACGCCGTGGGTGCAGTTCGTGGGGACCGGAGACGTGCTCGTCATCGCCCCGTTCCTCGTGCTCGCCGCCATCCTGCTCGCCGGGATCAGCTCCGTGGTGAGCCTCGGCCGGTACACGAGGGTGTGA